Genomic window (Terriglobales bacterium):
TCAGCTTGCCCACCCCGGTGGTGACTCCGTACGCGACCCGATCGTTCTCGATCAGGTCATCCACCACGGCCCGGGCGCGCTCCACCGCCCGCCGCGCGTCCGGAGCCAGCAGAACCGGACGCCGCTCGTACACCACTTCCTTCAGGTCTTCGAGGGTGAGATCGTTGCCGGTGAGATGAAGTGCCTTCATGAAATCTTTCAGTAGAGACGCCCGTCAGGGCGTCTCAAGCCAAACCGCCTTATGAATCCGATCAGCGGAGACGCCCTGACGGGCGTCTCTACCATGCACCGTTACGTACGTCTCAATCCAAGTGCCTTGAATCCTCTTACCGTCGGCTCCACGCCCTGGAACCCGAACTCCAGCAGCGCCCCGTTCAGGTCGGGGAAAAGTTCCATGCCGATGACCTCGACATCCTGCAGCGGCGGATCCCCGTGCTTGCCGCGTTGCGCGACGATGCTGGCCACCACGCCGATGAACTCCTGGGTGTCGAGCGGGTAGTCGGGGACGTCGAAGAGCGTGATGCGCTTGCGCGTGTCCGGTTCCTTCTCCCAGAGCCACTCGGTGGCCGCGCGGTTGGTGGTGGAGTTCAGTGCCCAGATGGGGGCGTGCTCTACCAGTCCCTGCAGACGCTCGCCGAATTCCGGGTCGAGCACCAGCGCCACCGCCGGCCCCGCACTTTTTTCCGCTTTGTGTTGCGGCTCAGGAGCGCTCATTCATGGCTCACGCAGGCGGCGAACGCCTGCTGGTATTTTTCCGGCATCTCGCGCCGTTGCATGTTCACGTCGGTGACCAGGTGCGTGGTCTCGCCCTCGGCCAGCACGGTGCCGTCCGCGGCGCGCAACACCTCGTAGCCGAAATGGATCAACGATCCGCGCACATTCCGCACCTTGGTCCGGATCAGGATGTCGTCATCGTAATACGCCGGGGCCTTGTAGCGGCAGCGGGCATCCACGACGACAATGTAGCAGCCGTCCTCCTGCTCCATCTGCTTGTAGTTGAAACCCAGGGCCCGCATCGCTTCCACCCGTCCCACTTCGAACCAGATGATGAAGTTGGAGTGGTACACGACGCCCATCTGGTCGGTCTCGGCGTAGCGGACGCGTAGCCGTGCCTCGAAGGTGCGTCCGCTCATTCGCCGCTCCACTTCGGCTTGCGCTTTTCCAGGAAGGCGGTGATGCCTTCGCGGAAGTCGGCGGTGGTGCGGATGCGGGCATTGTCCTCGACCGCCTGTGCCATCTGCTCGTCCAGCGCCTTGGCGATGAATCCGTTGATCAGCTTCTTGCTGAGCCGCACCGACGACGGCGAGTTCTCCATGAGCAGGCGTGCCAGCTCCAGCGCCCGCGGCATCAGGCGCTCCGGCTCGACGATCTCGTTGACCAGGCCGTAACGGTGGGCCTCGGCGGCGTCGAAGAGGCGGCCGGTCATCAGCAGGTCACGCGCGATCTTGTGCCCCACCTGCCACACCAGGATCGACGACACGATCGCCGGCACGAACCCGATCTTCACTTCGGTGTACCCGTACTTGGCGTCGGCCACCGACAGGGTGAAGTCGCACATGGTGGCGATGCCCGTGCCGCCGGCGATGGCGTGGCCGTTTACCGCCGCGATCATCGGCTTGGGAAAATCGTAGATGCGGCGGAACAGCCGGGCCATGGTCGCCGAATCCTGCACATTCTGCTCGTGGCTGCGCCCCAGCAGCTTCTTCAGGTCCTCGAGGTCGAGCCCCGCGCAGAAGGCTTTTCCGGCCCCGGTGATGATGATGACTTGCGCCGCTGATCTCTCGGCGTGGTCCAGCGCCTGCATCAGCTCATCCACCAGTTCGAAGCTGACCGCGTTGCGCTTGTCGGGACGGTTCAAGGTGATGACTGCGACGCCGTCCTGCTCGGAATAGATGATCGTCTTGAGTTCCATCGAAACCCTATCTCACCGCAGAGTACGCAGGGATCGCAGAGCTTTTCCCAATGTTTCTTCTGCGTTCTCTGCGACCTCTGCGGTTAATTCTTACTGCGCGGGCCCCGCCACCTTCGTCGCGATGTCCGCGGACATCCGCGTCACCGGCTCCAGCGGCTTGCCCAGCACATTCACGCCGCGCTGTCGCATGGCCTCGATGACTTTTTCGGTGGGGAGATTTCCCACCAGCAGGTCCTGGGCAAACGGACAGCCGCCCAGGCCGCCCACCGCGGCATCGAAGCGGCGGACGCCGACATCGTACGCGGCCAGCACCTTCTCCAACGCATCGCCGGGACGGCTATGCAGGTGGACGCCGACCTCCATGTGCTCGTACTGGCTCAGCACCGGCTCCAGCAGCCCACGGATCTGCTGCGGCGTCGCCAGCCCGACGGTGTCGGCCAGCGACACCTGCGTGATATCCATGTCGGCGATCAGGCCGACCGCCTCCGTCACTTCCTCCACATTCCACAGGTCGCCGTAGGGGTTGCCGAAGGCCATGGAGATGTACACCACGGTGTCGAGTTCGGCCTGGCTGGCCATCTGCTTGATCTTTTCCAGTTCCTCCAGCGCGCTCTCCGGGGTCTGGTTCTGGTTGCGCTGCAGGAACGTCGGCGAGACCGAATAGGGGAACCCCACGGTGCGCACCGCCTCCGTGCCGATCGCGCGCTCGACCCCTTTCAGGTTCACCACGATGCCGATGATCTCCACGTCGTCGGGCGGATCGAGTTGCTCCAGCACCATCTCGGAGTCGGCCATCTGCGGCACCGCCTTGGGCGACACGAACGATACTGCATCGATGTGCTTGAACCCCGCCCCGATCAGCGCGCGCAGGTACTGGACCTTGACCTCGGTCGGGATCTGCCCCTTCAGCCCCTGCCAGGCGTCGCGCGGGCACTCGATCAATTTGATTGCGTCTGGCATGTTACTGAATGCCTTTTATGAAAAAAGCACTGGTGATGTACAGCACGACCATCGCACCGACTAATGCCGCACGAAGCCATATGGGGCCACGCCTGCTCGCTACCAGCAGCGCTAGCGCAAGGGAACCAATGACTGCTCCGAATACCCAGTCACTCAATCTGTGAGAACTGAGTAGCCCCGACGACACCACGAACCAAAGAAACAACAGCCCTGCCATGAAGCAGAGGAGACTCAATATATCGTCAGCCGTTTTGCGCCTATTTCCTGCCAGAAGGGCCATGTATCTATCCGCGACAATCCGCGAGAAATGAAGTTACGTTTGCAGCACCCCGACTTTGAACTCCCGTACCTCGGGGTTCAGGTTGGCCACTTCCAGCGCCTGGATCAGGGCCTCGCGCGTTTCCATGGGGTCGAGGATGCGGTCGATCCACAGCCGCGCTGCGCCGTAGCGGGGATCGGTCTGCTCATCGTAGGTCGCCTTCACCGAATCGAAGAGCACCTTCTTTTCTTCGTCGCTCAGCTTCTTGCCGCCGCGCTCCAGCTGCTTCACCTTGATCTCGACCAGCGTGCCCGCCGCCGACGCCCCCGCCATCACCGCGTACTTGGCGCTCGGCCAGGCGAACAGGAAGCGAGGATCGTAGGCTTTGCCGCACATGGCGTAGTGTCCGGCGCCGAACGTGCCGCCGATGATGACCGCGATCTTGGGCACCACCGAGTTCGACACCGCGTTCACCATCTTGGCGCCCGCCTTGATGATCCCGCTCCATTCCGCGTGCTTGCCCACCATGAATCCGTTGACGTCGTGGAAGAAGACCAGCGGCACCAGGTTCTGGTTGCAATCCATGATGAAGCGCGCCGCCTTCTCCGCCGACTCGGTATAGATGACCCCGCCGAACTCGAGGCGCTTGTGTCCTTCCTTGTCCTTCATGTGGACGTGCGTCTTCTGGTTGGCCACGATGCCCACCGCGTAGCCGCCGATGCGCGCGAAGCCGCACAGCACCGTCTCTCCGTATTCCGGTTTGTACTCGTCGAAGCGGCTGCCGTCCACAATGCGGGCCAGGATCTCCTTGGTGTCGTACTGCCCGGAGGGGTCGGCCTCGAAGATGCCGTAGAGTTCCTCGGCATCGTAGAGCGGGGGCTCGCTCTTGGCGCGGTCGAAGGGCCCGCGCGGGCGCTCGCCCATCTTCTCTACCAGCGAGCGGATGCGGGCGATGCAGGCCTCGTCGTTGGGCTCGCGATAGTCGATGGTGCCGGCGATCTGCGAGTGCATGGCGGCGCCGCCTAGTTCCTCGGGATCGGTCTTCTGCCCGATGGCCGCCTGCACCAGCGCCGGCCCCGCCAGGAACAGGCCGCTGCCATCGGTCATCAGGATGTGATCGCACATCACCGGCAGGTACCCGCCGCCGGCCACGCACATGCCCATGATGGCGGCGATCTGCGGGATGCCCATGGCGCTCATCACCGCGTTGTTGCGGAAGACCCGGCCGAAATCGTCGGTGTCGGGGAAGACGTCTTCCTGCAAGGGTAGGAAGACGCCCGCCGAATCCACCAGGTAGATTGTCGGGATGTGATTGTCGATGGCGATGTTCTGCGCCCGGATGACCTTCTTGGCGGTCATGGGGAAGAAGGCGCCGGCTTTCACCGTGGCGTCGTTCACGATCAACATGAATTGCCGGCCGTGCACCCGCCCGATGCCAGTGACCACGCCGGCCGCCGGCGCGCCGCCCCACTCTTCGTACATCCCGTAGGCCGCGTAGATGCCGAGCTCGAACAGCTCGGTGCCGCGGTCGAGCAGCAGCGCGATGCGTTCCCGCGCCGTCAGCCGGCCCTTGTTGTGCTGGGCCTCGACGGCCTTCGCGCCCCCGCCCTCGCGGATCTTTTCCTCTTCGTTGCGCACCCGGGCCACCAGTTCGGCCATGGCCCGCATGTTCTTCTCGAAGCGCGGCGAGGTGGCGTCCACCTTGGTCTGCAGCAGGTTATTCGCGGATTCCTGGATACGGTCGGCCATCGGGTCCTTGCGTGAAACTGATAACCGTACATCAGCGCCCGCAAACTTGTCATCCCGAGCGGAGCGCATCCATTGATTGTCATCCCGAGCGAAGCGCTTTAGCGCGGAGTCGAGGGACCTTGTGGTGGGCTTTCCAAGAAAAACAGCCCGCTTTAGCGGGCGCCTGAAAATAGCCCACCACGAAGTGGTGGGTAGGCTCCAGCACCGGACGGAGCCCCTTCAGGGGCGATTCGAACAACGCCTTACCGCCTCCGCCAGCGGATTCTGCACCACTGCGTCCACCAACCCGAAGGCCAGCGCCTGCTGGGCGTGCAATTTCTCCGCAGCGATGAACATCTCCAGCGCCCGCGCTCGTCCCACCAGCCGCGGCAGCCGTTGCGTGCCTCCCCATCCGGTCATCAACCCCAGCGCCGCCCCGCGATGCCCGAACACGGCGTGCGGCGAGGCGATACGGAAGTCGCAGGCCAGCGCCAGGTCCAGCCCGCCTCCCATGCAATAGCC
Coding sequences:
- a CDS encoding acyl-CoA carboxylase subunit beta; its protein translation is MADRIQESANNLLQTKVDATSPRFEKNMRAMAELVARVRNEEEKIREGGGAKAVEAQHNKGRLTARERIALLLDRGTELFELGIYAAYGMYEEWGGAPAAGVVTGIGRVHGRQFMLIVNDATVKAGAFFPMTAKKVIRAQNIAIDNHIPTIYLVDSAGVFLPLQEDVFPDTDDFGRVFRNNAVMSAMGIPQIAAIMGMCVAGGGYLPVMCDHILMTDGSGLFLAGPALVQAAIGQKTDPEELGGAAMHSQIAGTIDYREPNDEACIARIRSLVEKMGERPRGPFDRAKSEPPLYDAEELYGIFEADPSGQYDTKEILARIVDGSRFDEYKPEYGETVLCGFARIGGYAVGIVANQKTHVHMKDKEGHKRLEFGGVIYTESAEKAARFIMDCNQNLVPLVFFHDVNGFMVGKHAEWSGIIKAGAKMVNAVSNSVVPKIAVIIGGTFGAGHYAMCGKAYDPRFLFAWPSAKYAVMAGASAAGTLVEIKVKQLERGGKKLSDEEKKVLFDSVKATYDEQTDPRYGAARLWIDRILDPMETREALIQALEVANLNPEVREFKVGVLQT
- a CDS encoding hydroxymethylglutaryl-CoA lyase, encoding MPDAIKLIECPRDAWQGLKGQIPTEVKVQYLRALIGAGFKHIDAVSFVSPKAVPQMADSEMVLEQLDPPDDVEIIGIVVNLKGVERAIGTEAVRTVGFPYSVSPTFLQRNQNQTPESALEELEKIKQMASQAELDTVVYISMAFGNPYGDLWNVEEVTEAVGLIADMDITQVSLADTVGLATPQQIRGLLEPVLSQYEHMEVGVHLHSRPGDALEKVLAAYDVGVRRFDAAVGGLGGCPFAQDLLVGNLPTEKVIEAMRQRGVNVLGKPLEPVTRMSADIATKVAGPAQ
- a CDS encoding thioesterase family protein produces the protein MSGRTFEARLRVRYAETDQMGVVYHSNFIIWFEVGRVEAMRALGFNYKQMEQEDGCYIVVVDARCRYKAPAYYDDDILIRTKVRNVRGSLIHFGYEVLRAADGTVLAEGETTHLVTDVNMQRREMPEKYQQAFAACVSHE
- a CDS encoding enoyl-CoA hydratase-related protein; amino-acid sequence: MELKTIIYSEQDGVAVITLNRPDKRNAVSFELVDELMQALDHAERSAAQVIIITGAGKAFCAGLDLEDLKKLLGRSHEQNVQDSATMARLFRRIYDFPKPMIAAVNGHAIAGGTGIATMCDFTLSVADAKYGYTEVKIGFVPAIVSSILVWQVGHKIARDLLMTGRLFDAAEAHRYGLVNEIVEPERLMPRALELARLLMENSPSSVRLSKKLINGFIAKALDEQMAQAVEDNARIRTTADFREGITAFLEKRKPKWSGE